The Leptolyngbya iicbica LK region TGTTGTTTTCGCTGGCGGAAAGTCTCGCTGGGGGAGCTATGCCAAACCGTTTCCTCGGTCGTAGGAGTCAAGCACGGTTCAATCCTGACCGCAGGCGTTACCGTGTGGGGCTGATCATTCACACCGTTCCCTTGCCGCTGGCGCAGGAGGGTCTGAGCGAATCGGTGAAGGGCTTCAGGTCGCCTTTCTTCATGCCGATCCCAATATCGAAGTCGACCCAATTTGCGACTTACTCGGCGTCTGGCAGCGCGGGGGGGGGAGCGATCGCGGCTATGACCAACCGCCGCAGACATGACGATTATCTGCGACGGTTGGTTTCATCTGCGATTGTGCTCAAATAGAGCGGGCGATGCTGCTGCGCAACGCTACTGAGCGTGCGGGGATGGCTGCATTACGCTTCAGATGTTTGATTAATGGCGCGACGAGTCGACATCGCAATCACCAACAGCGAGAGACCACTCATGAGAATGCTGATGCCAATGTAGAGGCCGATGAGCCAGATGGCGCTTTGGGGCCACTGACTGAGGACGAGAATGCCGAGAATCAGGGTGATGACACCGTCTAACACCAAGAGCCAGGCGAGGCTGCGTCCCGTTTTGTTGACGAAGGCGGAGATGATGGTCACGATGCCTTCAAATATCAGCATGAAGCCAAAGAGCCAGGTCAGGGTCAGGACCGCTTCGATCGGGTTGAAGAGGACAATGACGCCAGAGATGGCATACAAAATGCCGACAATGAGACTGAGCCAAAAGCCTCGGACGGGCTTGGAGCGGAAAGAGTTAACGATGCGGACGACGCCGTTAAACAGGAGTAGCCAGCCCAAGATGAGGGTGAATGTGACCGATGAGATGCCGGGCAGGGCGATCGCAAGAATGCCGGTCAAGATCATCACAATGCTGAGGGCAATGAGCCACCCTGTGGCCTGTTTAGCTTCTGGGCCAAGCAGTTCGGTTAGAGACGTTGATTCCATGAGTTACACCTTCCTTAACGTGCTGTCTTTTCAACATGTCAAGAAATGCTAGGAAATCAGTAAAAACCCTGAAATTCTTAAAGATCGCTGAAATCGTTCTTATTTCGTTACCAGCTTGGCGAGATCCGTTTGTCCCGTTTCGAGCCAGCCAACTGCTTCGAGGGAGGCTGCCAGCTTGGCGGCATCAGGGGGTGCTGTCCGCAGTTTGGTGATGCTTTGCCACAGTAGGGGGACGGCACTCACCGCAATGATCAGCGCCACAGCCGTGCCAATGAGCATGTCGGCCCAGACCCAGTTGAGAAAGGTGACGGCGATCGCGGCCAAAATGGCTCCCACGGAGCCCACCAAGTCCGCCAGGATGTGCAAAAAGACGCCGCGCACATTCAAGTCTTGACGCCAATCACCATGCAGCCAGTACAGGTTTAGCCCATTAATCAGCAGCCCCAGCAGTGAGGTGATTAACATCGGCCAGGTCAGAATTTCGGTGGGGGTACCGTGCCAATGGGTCCACGCTTCGCGACCAATCCAAACTGCCATCGCCAGTAGAGCCAGGCTGTTAATCAGCGCTGCCAGCACTTCGACCCGCTGATTACCAGTCGCGACGGAACGCGATCGCTGGGCCATCCACGCTGCTGCAAGGGCGATCGCCATGGCCAGGCCGTCCGTCAGCATATGGCCCGAATCAGCCCGCAAAGTGAGGCTGTGGCTCAGCCAACCCACCCACAACTCGATGCCCGCAAACAGAGTGACGGTCACCATGACTATCGCCAGCCAGCGTAGTTTCAGCGTGGGTTGCCAGCAGGCAGAGCAATGTATCGGTAACGGATTCACCATAGGAGCGTCACTTTATATCTGCTTAAGAATACCCCAGACCATAGAAATTACCGCATTGCGGCACTATCAACTTGGATGGCTCTCGAGCCGCCAGCGACTGGCCGGGCACTTCACATCTGCAGACTGCGCAGCGCTCTGCTGAGTTCCCCACGGCCCAGGCATGCCCCTAAGACCAACGGCAGTTTGACCATATGCTAGGGATCAGTGCTCTGCCTTCCGGCATCGATTCATTAAATAGGGCTTAAGCAGAATGTTAAACTGG contains the following coding sequences:
- a CDS encoding HdeD family acid-resistance protein → MESTSLTELLGPEAKQATGWLIALSIVMILTGILAIALPGISSVTFTLILGWLLLFNGVVRIVNSFRSKPVRGFWLSLIVGILYAISGVIVLFNPIEAVLTLTWLFGFMLIFEGIVTIISAFVNKTGRSLAWLLVLDGVITLILGILVLSQWPQSAIWLIGLYIGISILMSGLSLLVIAMSTRRAINQTSEA
- a CDS encoding cation diffusion facilitator family transporter, whose translation is MVNPLPIHCSACWQPTLKLRWLAIVMVTVTLFAGIELWVGWLSHSLTLRADSGHMLTDGLAMAIALAAAWMAQRSRSVATGNQRVEVLAALINSLALLAMAVWIGREAWTHWHGTPTEILTWPMLITSLLGLLINGLNLYWLHGDWRQDLNVRGVFLHILADLVGSVGAILAAIAVTFLNWVWADMLIGTAVALIIAVSAVPLLWQSITKLRTAPPDAAKLAASLEAVGWLETGQTDLAKLVTK